The DNA segment ATTCGTAGGTAGTCCCGCTCCCGTGATGATCACGTCTATGCCATGATCACAGGCGTCTTTTACGATGCGCTCGTAGTCGTTGCTGGCATATAGGATATTAACCCCGAGCGGTTTGTCGCCGCAAATTTTACGCGCGTTGTCGATGACGGCCTTTAGTCCCTCTCGCGAATAGAAATTTTGGCTGCCGTAGGGCTTTGAGTTTAGCTCTTTGGATACATATTTTAGCCCTTCGTAGTATCCGGTTCCCACCGAGCTTATCACGCCCAAACCGCCTTCTAGGCTGACGCTTCCGGCCAGTTTGTCCCAGCTGATACCAAGCCCCATTCCGCCTTGGATTATCGGATGTTTTATCTCGTATTTTCCGATTTTTACCGGTTGCATCAGGTCACCTTTAGTTTTGCAAATTTACGCTTGCCTACCTGCAAAACATATTCGCCCACGCCCAGCTTTAGCTGCTCGTCAGCGATCTTTTCTTGATTTAGGCTCACAGCATTTGCTGCGATATCTCGGCGCGCCTGAGAGCTGCTGGCGCACAGGCCGCAGTGAGTGAGCGCGTGCACGATCCAAACCGGAGCCGCTAGCCCAAACTCCTCCATCTCGGTGGGGATCAAATTTTGCGAATGCACTCGGTCAAATTCGGCCTTTGCCTCTTTTGCCGCCGCTTCGCCGTTGTATCTGGTCGTGATTTCAAGCGCAAGGGCTTCTTTTACGGCTTTTGGATGAGCTTTGCCGCTAGCTACGTCCGATTTTAAATTTGCGATCTTCTCCGCGCTTTTTTCGCTCAAAAGCTCGTACCAGCGCCACATCAGCTCATCGCTCACGCTTAAAATTTTAGCAAACATCTCGTTTGGCCCCTCGGTCACGCCGATGTAGTTTCCTAGGCTCTTGCTCATTTTATTCACGCCGTCAAGCCCCTCCAAAAGCGGCATCATTATGACGGCTTGTTCTTTGCCGACGTTGTAAATTCGCTGCAAGGTCCTGCCCATAAGCAGGTTAAATTTCTGATCGGTGCCGCCCATCTCGATATCGCACTTCATCGCGACGCTGTCGTAGCCCTGAAGGAGCGGATATAAAAATTCGCTGATCGAGATCGATGCGCCGCTTTTGTATCTTTTCTCAAAATCATCTCGCTCGAGCATCCTAGCCACCGCAAAGGTACTGGCTAGCTCCACGATGCCCGCAGCCCCCAGTTCGTTTAGCCACCGCGAGTTAAACATTAGCTTGGTTTTTTGCGGATCAAGTATTTTAAAAACCTGCTCTTCGTAGGTTTTGGCGTTTGCCATCACGGTCTCTCGGTCGAGCTTTTTTCGCGTTTGGCTTTTGCCGCTAGGATCGCCGATTTGTCCAGTGAAATCGCCTATCAAAAACTGCACTATCGCGCCGTGTTTTTGCAAAAACGCCATCTTTTGAAGCACGACGGTGTGACCCAGGTGCAAATCGGGAGCCGTCGGATCAAAACCCGCTTTAACGTAGAAATTTTCACCCTTTTCGTAATAGTTTTTTACTAAATTTGCAACGCGCTCCTCATCTATAATCTCGGCGACACCCTTTTTTATATCGCTCATTATTTTGTCTAAATTTACACTCACCTTTTCTCCTTAATTATGTCCATACGCGTCGTCTAGCGATACGAATTCTATTATCTTGTAACGGTCTTTTAGCCGTTCTTTTATCTCATTTACGTTCAAATTTTCGCCAAGCTCGATCGTTAATTCAAAAAGATCCGCCGTCGCCTCCCTGGTCTCGGTAAGGCTGATAGTTACGAGGTCGATTTGCATTTTCGCCATATATGTTAAAAACTCCGCCAGCGACCCGCGCCTATTTTCAAGACTTAATATAATCTTAAATCTATGCGGAGCGACCCGCGTCCATTTGACGAAGATCATCTCGTTTTTTTCTTCGGCCAGCTTCATAAATCGCTCGCAAAGCTTGTGGTGGACAGTAACGTGGTAGTAGTTTCTAAAGCCCACGATATCGTCGCCGCGCTTTGGATTGCAGCAATAATCAAACTCGACGCTGTTTATTTTGTGATTTGAGTAAATCACGATGTTTTCAAATTTTTGCTTTTTGACGTTGTATTTGTCCGTCATCGCGATAGCAAACGGGCGGTCTCTTTTTACGTATTTTTTAAGCGCGTTTACCACGTCTTGCAGATACACCGAGTCAAATGCGGCCCTAAAAATTCTTTTAGTCAAATTTTCGGTCTCCAGCCACTGCTCGATAGTTTTTGAAGGCACAGCGAAAATGCCGCTTAAAATTTCGATTGCGACGATGTTGTTTATATCTCTTATTTTTTGTTTGCAATAAGAGCGTATCGTGGCCTTAGCCTTGCCTGTTTTTACGCTGGGCAACCACGAGCAGCGGTATTTGGGCTCATTGCCCGTTACGATACTTACGATGTCGCCGTTTTTTAGCTCCGTTAGCAGAGGTACTCGCACGCGGTTTACATAGGCTTCTTTAGCATATAGTCCCACTTGCGTGTGTATCTCGTAAGCGTAATCAAGCGCCGTCGCGCCTCGCGGAAGCGTGAATATATCGCCCTTTGGCGAATACACCGCGACGTCTTCGACATAAAGGCTGTCTTTTGCGTATTCGTAGAGCTCCTCGGGGTTTTCGCCCACTTCCTCCATACCGTTTTCTATGCCGCTGATGTCGCTTAACCAGTCGAGTTTAGGGTTTAAAAAACCGCCGCTTTTGTATTTCCAGTGTGCGGCGACGCCGTATTCTGCGGTCTTGTGCATATCAAAGGTGCGAATTTGAACCTCAAATATGCTTTTATTGTCAAATATCGTCGTGTGTATCGTTTGATAGCCGTTTTGCTTAGGAAGCGCTATATAGTCTTTGAAACGAGAGATCAGAGGGTTAAAATTTATATGCAAATTTCCAAGCACCAAATAGCAATCCTGCGGCTCTTTAACCAGTACGCGCGCGGCGAGTAGATCGAGCACTTCCTCGATCGAGATGCCCTTTCTCTGCATTTTCAGATAGATCGAGTAGTGATGCTTGACGCGCTTTTGTATCTCAAAATCGCTTTCGCTAAAGCCGTTTTCGAGCAAAATTTGAAAAATTTTATCGGTAAATGCGTTTAGCTTTAGCACGAGCTGCTGCTTATGCTCGTTTAAATAATCGTCTATTTTTTTATATTCCTCGGGCAAAGCGTATTTAAAGCTAAGATCCTCGAGCACGTTTTTTATCGACGAAATGCCTAGTCTATGCGCTATCGGAGCATAAACCATCAGCGTCTCTTCGGCGATTCGCTTTTGCTTTTCGGGGCGCAGAGCCTTTAGGGTGAGCATATTGTGCAGCCTATCGCAAAGCTTCACTACCAGCACTCTCACGTCCTCGATAGAGATGAGCAGCATCTTACGAAAAGTCATCGCAGACGCTGCCAGACGCTCGTTTGACTCCGAGCTTGCTAGCTTGTCCTCTCTGATAGCTACGATTTTAGTTAGCCCCTCGACCAGCTTTGCGACCCCTTCGCCGAAGTCTCCCCGCACGCTCTCTATCGACCTATCCGTATCCTCGACCACGTCGTGAAGCAGGGCTGCCACGATCATATCCTCGCCCCCGCCCATATGCGCCACGATGCAAGCTACCAAAATAGGATGGATAGCATACGGCTCACCGCTCTTTCTAAACTGCCCCGCATGCGAGATGACGCAGCACTCGATGGCGCGCTCTAAATTCGGCGTAAAATTTGCAAGCGTGCTAAGCAACCTTCTAGCCTGCGCGACATCCTTGCAGTCGCTTATATCATCGATTAGTTGTTCTAGTAAAAATCCGCTATTTAGCTGCTTCAACTATACCCTCTAAAGCCACTTTACCCTCGGCTATCTCGCGCAAGGCGATATCGGCGAATTTCATCTTGCTAACGTCGATATCAAGCAGGCTTTTTGCACCGCCGGCTAGAGCTTCGGCTCTTTTTGCTACGGCCAAAGCGAGTTTGTATCTATCGTCTCCGACTAGTTTTAGAGCCCTTGCCGCTACTTCTTCAGATCTCATTTATTCTCCTTCATTTAATTTCTCACGATAGAGCAAAACGCGCTCTCGTCGCCTTGTATGATCTTTAATAAATTTCCGTCTTTAAACATATTGCACACCAAAATCGGGAGCGAATTGTCCTTAGCTAGCGCGATAGCCGTATCATCCATAACCTTTATGTCATCGCTCATCGCAAGCTCGTAGTTTAGCTCTTTTAGCAGCGTCGCATCGTCAAATTTATGCGGGTCTTTGTCATAAACGCCGTCTACTTTCGTAGCTTTTATTATCATATCCGAATCAATCTCGATAGCGCGCAAAGTAGCCGCCGTGTCGGTAGTGAAAAATGGATTTCCCGTGCCTGCGGCAAAGATCACGACGCGGCCTTTTTCGAGGTGTCTGTTTGCGCGTCCGACGATGAAGGTCTCACAGATAGCTTCCATCTTTATCGCGCTTTGTACGCGCACGTCAAGACCCACGCTCTCTAAAGCCTCTCTCATCGCGATGGAGTTTATCACGGTAGACAGCATGCCCATATGATCGCCGCTGGTGCGCTTTATGATGCCGTCTCTAGCCGCGCTCACGCCGCGTATGATGTTGCCTCCGCCGATAACGATGCCCACTTGGATGCCGTTTTCGACGAGCTCTTTGATCTGCTTTGCGATAAATTTAAGCACTGCGTTGTCTATGCCAAAGCCGCTATCTCCGGCTAACGCCTCGCCTGAAAATTTAACCAAAATTCGCTTTTTTTTCTCCATTTTTCATCTCCTTAAATTTTCGGATTCTAGCCAAATTTGCTTTAAATTTTGCTAATCTTAGCGCGTAAGTACTATTTTAGGCTGATTAGCTCTAAGGGGTCTATGTGGTAGTTTTTCTGCGTTACTTCAAAGGTCAGATCGCGCTCTACGCGCCCGATGACGTAGCCTTTTTGCACCTTCGCGCCCACTTTTATCGTGGGCGCTATCTGGCTAAGGTGCGCGTAAATCGTATGAATACCGTTTGGATTTTCGATGATGACGACTTTATTTAGCATCGCGGTTTCTTTGGCGAAAACCACCTTGCCGCTAAAGACGCTTTTCACCTTTGCGCTCGCTAAATTTGAGCTTAGCACGACCGATTCGTTAAAAATTTTGATATTGTAGATGGGATCGACGTAGTTGCCGAATTTTTGTTTGACGGTAAAGCTATCTAACGGCGCGATCGTCTTTTCGCCGCTATATTTTTTCACAAGGCTAGCCTGATAGCTCGAGCCAAACTGCTTCACGTCGCCTTCAGGTGCGCTTGCGACGGCTTCGCCTTTTTGATTTTTCTTGTTTTTTTGCTTTTTTGCTTTGGCGGCTTTTTGCGCGGCTAGAGCTTTTTTAGCCTCCTCGCTCTCTCTTTTTGCGACGATTTTTAGCTCTTCTAACGTCTTTCTGATCTCGTCTTGCTGAGCTTGCAGGCGCGAGAGCTGCTTTTGATAAATTTCTTTATCGCGCTTTAAATTCGCTAGAGTTTTTACCTGCTTATACTGCAAAGAAACGAGCTCGGCTTGCTTAAATTTAAAGGTTTTTAAATTTGATTTTATGCCTTCTATCTTATCGTTTTGAGTTTTTATCAAATTTTGCGTGCTTTCATACTGCTTGGCAAGCTCGTTAAAATCATCTTTTAGCACCGAGTTTAGCTTGCTTAAAATTTCGGTCGCGATGATACTATCTACGCCTTCCTCATACTCTTTTGGCATTATAAGATCGAAGGAAAACTCGTCTGAGATGATACGCACGATGCTTTTTTGGATATCTTTTTGACTTTGCGTGAGATCTTTATTTTGCTTTACCAGCTCGTCAAGCTCGCCGCTAGCGCTTTTGACGCTATTTTCGAGCTGCGCTATTTGCATGATGAGCTCCTTCATCTTATCGTCGGTTTGATTGACGCTTTTTTCGCCGCCAAGGATATCGCCGGCTAGGTCGTCCAGCTTTTTATTTAGCTGCTTTTCAAGCTCTTTTGAGGACTCAAGATATGTCGTTTGATTTTTTATCTTTTCGCCCGTGCTTGCGTTTAGGCAAAATGCGGCAGCCAGCAAAACCCAAATTTTTCTCATATCGTCCTTGCTTTTCTCATCACGAGATAAACGGCAAAAAAGCTAATCGCCAGCGAAACGCCAAATAGCACTCCGCCCTCGTAAAACACATCTATGGCGGGAAAATTTATATTTAGCTCGGTCACCGCGTCTTTAATGGGTTGCAAATCGGGCAAAATCAGGTAAAAAACTACAACCACAACGGTCGCTATAAACGAATCAAACAATGCGGTTTTGTATAGCGCGCCCGATTTTAGCCACGACGGAGCGCCAAGCAGCGTCATTATCTCGATGCGCTCTTTGTGCTCATATAGCCAAATTCGCATCTGTTTTGAGATGAGCATAAGTCCGATTAGTCCGATTAGAGCAGAAAATATCGCCGATATATTTTTAATCAGCTGCAAAATTTTATAAATTTTATCGTGCGTTTTTGAAAAGGTCTCAACTCTGCTTACGCCGCTAATCTTTGAGATTCTATCCTTTATTTTTTGCATATATTGCGTGCTCGGAAAGGCGTTTAGCTTAAGCGAGTAAAATTTAGGCAAGGCGTTTTGCAAAACGGCGATGTTTTTAGATGAGATATCTTTAGCAAGCCTCTCTAGCACAGGCTTTGAGCTAAGCGGTTCCAGTGATTCGAAGGTATAAACCAGCGGCCTTATGTCGGTAACGTTTAGCTCGTTTTGACTCACGATGATGATGCTGTAGTCTTTGTTCATCACGGCTTCATATTCGCCCACTACCCTATCCGCCAGCAAGATAAACTGGATGCCCACGAGTAGCGCAACGAGCGGAATTATCACGCCCAGATGGTTTTTAAAGGATTTCATGTATGCGTCCGTTTTCTATCGTAAGATGCCTATAAGACACCCTAAGCGAGCTTGGCACTCTGTGCGTAACGACTACGATGCAGGTGCCTAAAAACTCCTTTGCCGAGCGCAAAAGCCCCCAAATGACGTCGCTTGAGTATTCATCGAGGCTGCCCGTCGGTTCGTCGCAAAGAAGTAAATTCGGATTATGCGCGAGCGCCCTGGCCATCGCCGCTCGCTGCTGTTCGCCGCCGCTTAGCTCGTTTGGATATTTGTGCGCTTTGTGGAGCAAATTTACGTGCTTTAAAAGCTTATTTGCCTGATTTTTGCAAACATTAACGCTAAGGCCTTTTATCATCAGTGGTAACATCACGTTTTTTTCGATATTCCACTCGCTTATCAAGCGGTAGTTTTGAAAAACCACGCCGATGCGCTGCCTTAGTTTATCGAGATTTTGCCCGCTTAGATTCATCATATCGGTCAGGCAAACGTTTAGCGAGCCCGCGCTCGGTTTTATCTCGCCGTAAAATGATTTTAAAATCGTCGATTTGCCGCTACCGCTTTGCCCCGTGATAAAAACGAAATCATTGGCGTAAATGTCGAATTCCGCGTCCGTTATGAGCTTTTCGCAGCCCTCGTATCCTAGACAAAGCCCGCTTGCGCTAATTATTTTTTGCATCCGCCAAATACTCCTTCAACGCAAGATGCGCCTTTAAATTTTCAGCCGTAACGAGCGGCTTTTTTATAAAATATTCCGCGCCTTTTTCGCCGAGCAAAACATAGCAGTGCTCGGGCGCGTTAAATGCACCAAACGCTGCGCGAAGTAAAATTTCGCCGCCGTCTTTTTCGTATTTTTCCTCCAAATGCAAGAAAAAATCATCCTTTTTAATCGTTTGGTTGCTAAATTTAGCCGCGATCTTGCTCGCATCGTAGCCGTTTTCAAATTTTAGCTTGCCTTGACCTGCTCTAGGTTCGCTTTGCTTTTCGCAGGTAAAGATAACGTCGTAAATATCTTTTTGATGCCTTTTCCAGCGGTCTTCGTATTTACTGCTTACTTTTAGATCGCGGTTTTTGTAAATTTGAACGTCGGCATTGCATAGATCTAAAATTTGAGCCAAAGTAAAGTCCGCATACTCGCGGCTATCGGTTCTTAGCTCAAATTTACCGCCCGCTTTTAGCGTTCGCTCGCACTCCAGAGCAAATTTCGCCGAGGCTACGCGCCTATGAGGAGCGTCGTCCCAAGGCACCGGAAAATGCAAGAAAATTTTATCTATAAAATTTGACTCGATAAGCGACAAAAGCAGCCTCGCATCGCAATTTACGAGCATAACGTTATTTAGATTTCGCGTTTTGGCCAGCTTTGCGACCTGCTCGAGCGAAGGCTTATAAACCTCGATGCCGATAACCAGCGTATTTGGGTTATTTTCCGCCTGAAATAGCAAGTGCCTGCCCGAACCAAATCCGATCTCGATAAATTTGCTCTCAAATTCGCTCTGCCTTAAATTTTCCAGCAGCTCTCCTACGTCAAAGATCGCCGAGTCTTTTTGCGTGAGGCGCGTATTTTTTACCGCGATAGCTTCGCTTAAAATTTGCTCGCAATAAAGCTCTTTAAATTTAACCAAAGCATTTTGCAAAAGCCCTATTTTAGCGGGCTTCGTTAGCTTCTCGCCCTTTACGACCCAGTCCTCTTCGCGCTTTTTTAGCGTGATAAAAAACTCCTCGCTAGAGCTTTTGGTATAAATAAGGCTAACGCCCTGCCTACCGCGAGCCTCCCACAAAAAGCTTATCTCGCCGCACTCTTTCGGCGTAAAATTTACTTTTTTAGCTATGAAATTGGGCATTATTCGATAGCGATCTCGGCTTTAGCAGAGGCGTCGGAGTTTATGCCGTATTCATCGACGGCGATCACCTTGTAGCTATATTTTTGCCCGTAAGCAACGCTATTATCGACAAATTCATTGCCGGTTATATTTGTAAATTTCTGCTCGCTTCCGCCGCCTTCTCTTATCACGGTAAAGCTTTGCGCCTTTTCGGATGCATCCCAAGTTAGCTTAACCGCCGTGCTATCGCCCACGATAGACGAGATAACGGGCGCCTCGATAGCCGCAAGCGTCATCCCGACGACGGGCTCGCCGGGCTTTTTAGACTCCAAGCCGTCCTTATCGACGATAGTGATTTTGTAGTATCTGGTCGCACCGTTTTCGTTTATGAGATCCTCGTAGCTATTTGAAGTGGTTTTAATCAGATAAGTGTATGGTAAAAATTTATTCGAAGTGCTGTAAATTTTATAGTAGCCAAAATCATCGCTAGCCACGCTGTCCCACGTTAAAATGATCTTTTTAGGCGCATTTTTGGTGGCTTGGGCGTTTATTACCTCGCTTGGGAGTTGCTTCGTCGTGGAGTCTATGATCTGGCTGGGTTTTGAGACGGTGCCGTTATTGGTTTTAACGAAAACCCTATACTTATAGCTTCTGCCCGATTTCACGTCATTATCGATAAATTCGGCATTTAATCTACCTTTTATCTCGGCTATTTGCCGCCAGTTTTCTTTACTTATGTCGGCTTTTTCGACGAGATATGACGCCACGCGAAGGTCCGGATGCGGTCTCCAGATGAGCTTTACGCGCTCGGGTAAATTCGTGAGCGCTCTAACGAAAGGCACGGAGTCTATAAGCGGCTTGGTCGTAGCGCTGATAACGACGCCTACATCCGAGATTTGCTTGTTTTCGCTATATGTTCTCATCTCGTACGAATAAGTCGTCTCGGGAGCTAAATTTGCATCCACGTAGTGGCTGGCAAAGCGGTCTTTTATATCGGCTACAACTTTCATCTTGCCGTTGTTTTCGTTTGGATTTGAGCGGTACAGATAGTAGCCCGCGACGTTTGAGGTCGGAGTAGGCGTCCACTCAAAGCCCACTTCGGTCATATCGCTGATGGTTTTTAGATTTTGAATAGTCGGCAAATTTGCATTTATTTGCGTTGGCGCGCTAGATGATACGCATCCACTCATCACAATGACTAAAGAGCTCGCTAAGCCCCATGAAATCAATCTTTTCATCTATATTCTCCTTGCTAAATTTACTCAGTAAAATTTCACTAAAATCATCTCGGATAGGCGCGACGAAACTCATTTGCCCGCCCGTGCGCGGATGCGTGAAATACAGCCCGTAGGCGTGAAGCATTACTCGGGCGATTTTATCCTTTTCGCTCTTAAAACCGTATAAAGCATCGCCCAAAATATGGCGGTTTAGGCTAGCTAGATGCACTCTTATCTGATGAGTTCTACCCGTAAAAAGCTTTGCCGCGATCAAATTTACGCCCGCGTTTTTGCTCTGCGCAGGGCCGTCAAATTCGCTAAAAAGCAGATTCGCAAAGGCACTTTTTGCCGCGCGGCCGTCTGGGACGATCGCCTTTTTTAGGCGGTTAGCGGGGTTTCGTCCGATAGCTCGCCAGACGGTGCAGTTTTGCTTGAGCGGCAGATCGGTTAGCGCCAGATAAATGCGCCCCATGCTTTTATCGCTTAGCTGGCTTGAAAGCGCGGCGTGAGCGGCGTTATTTTTAGCTACGACGATAGCTCCGCTAGTGCCTTTATCCAGCCTGTGCACGATGCCCGCTCTGCTTTGCCCGCTTAAATTTGACAGCAAAAACCCCTTTGCCCCGAGCCAGTCCACAAGCGTGGGCTCCTTGACGCTAGGAGCGGGATGGACGACTAAATTTGCCGGTTTATTTAGCACGAGCAAATCCTCGTCCTCGTAAATGATCGGTACTTCAAATTCCGCTTCAAATTTAGCCGCGTTTTGCTCGCTTTGCTCAAATTTGATCCTCAAAACATCGCCTAAATTTAGCTTCGCCGATGGCTTAGTTAGCGGCTTGCCGTTTAGGCTAACCAGTCCGCTTTTTATCAAATTTAGCGCTTGGTTTCTAGCGACGTTTAGCTCGGCCGCCAAAAACGCGTCAGCCCTAGCCTGCGCGCTCTCGCAAATTTTGATCTCTTTTTCCGTCATTTTTAGATTTGTTTCCTTTAAAATGCTATAATCGCCCAAAAAAGGCAAAAATTTGATAAGACTCGATAGGCGAATTTTAACCCATTTTGACTTCGTTCAGCCGTTTTTGATACTTCCTATTATTATTTT comes from the Campylobacter rectus genome and includes:
- the tyrS gene encoding tyrosine--tRNA ligase, which gives rise to MSDIKKGVAEIIDEERVANLVKNYYEKGENFYVKAGFDPTAPDLHLGHTVVLQKMAFLQKHGAIVQFLIGDFTGQIGDPSGKSQTRKKLDRETVMANAKTYEEQVFKILDPQKTKLMFNSRWLNELGAAGIVELASTFAVARMLERDDFEKRYKSGASISISEFLYPLLQGYDSVAMKCDIEMGGTDQKFNLLMGRTLQRIYNVGKEQAVIMMPLLEGLDGVNKMSKSLGNYIGVTEGPNEMFAKILSVSDELMWRWYELLSEKSAEKIANLKSDVASGKAHPKAVKEALALEITTRYNGEAAAKEAKAEFDRVHSQNLIPTEMEEFGLAAPVWIVHALTHCGLCASSSQARRDIAANAVSLNQEKIADEQLKLGVGEYVLQVGKRKFAKLKVT
- a CDS encoding RelA/SpoT family protein → MKQLNSGFLLEQLIDDISDCKDVAQARRLLSTLANFTPNLERAIECCVISHAGQFRKSGEPYAIHPILVACIVAHMGGGEDMIVAALLHDVVEDTDRSIESVRGDFGEGVAKLVEGLTKIVAIREDKLASSESNERLAASAMTFRKMLLISIEDVRVLVVKLCDRLHNMLTLKALRPEKQKRIAEETLMVYAPIAHRLGISSIKNVLEDLSFKYALPEEYKKIDDYLNEHKQQLVLKLNAFTDKIFQILLENGFSESDFEIQKRVKHHYSIYLKMQRKGISIEEVLDLLAARVLVKEPQDCYLVLGNLHINFNPLISRFKDYIALPKQNGYQTIHTTIFDNKSIFEVQIRTFDMHKTAEYGVAAHWKYKSGGFLNPKLDWLSDISGIENGMEEVGENPEELYEYAKDSLYVEDVAVYSPKGDIFTLPRGATALDYAYEIHTQVGLYAKEAYVNRVRVPLLTELKNGDIVSIVTGNEPKYRCSWLPSVKTGKAKATIRSYCKQKIRDINNIVAIEILSGIFAVPSKTIEQWLETENLTKRIFRAAFDSVYLQDVVNALKKYVKRDRPFAIAMTDKYNVKKQKFENIVIYSNHKINSVEFDYCCNPKRGDDIVGFRNYYHVTVHHKLCERFMKLAEEKNEMIFVKWTRVAPHRFKIILSLENRRGSLAEFLTYMAKMQIDLVTISLTETREATADLFELTIELGENLNVNEIKERLKDRYKIIEFVSLDDAYGHN
- a CDS encoding DNA-directed RNA polymerase subunit omega encodes the protein MRSEEVAARALKLVGDDRYKLALAVAKRAEALAGGAKSLLDIDVSKMKFADIALREIAEGKVALEGIVEAAK
- the pyrH gene encoding UMP kinase; its protein translation is MEKKKRILVKFSGEALAGDSGFGIDNAVLKFIAKQIKELVENGIQVGIVIGGGNIIRGVSAARDGIIKRTSGDHMGMLSTVINSIAMREALESVGLDVRVQSAIKMEAICETFIVGRANRHLEKGRVVIFAAGTGNPFFTTDTAATLRAIEIDSDMIIKATKVDGVYDKDPHKFDDATLLKELNYELAMSDDIKVMDDTAIALAKDNSLPILVCNMFKDGNLLKIIQGDESAFCSIVRN
- a CDS encoding murein hydrolase activator EnvC family protein; its protein translation is MRKIWVLLAAAFCLNASTGEKIKNQTTYLESSKELEKQLNKKLDDLAGDILGGEKSVNQTDDKMKELIMQIAQLENSVKSASGELDELVKQNKDLTQSQKDIQKSIVRIISDEFSFDLIMPKEYEEGVDSIIATEILSKLNSVLKDDFNELAKQYESTQNLIKTQNDKIEGIKSNLKTFKFKQAELVSLQYKQVKTLANLKRDKEIYQKQLSRLQAQQDEIRKTLEELKIVAKRESEEAKKALAAQKAAKAKKQKNKKNQKGEAVASAPEGDVKQFGSSYQASLVKKYSGEKTIAPLDSFTVKQKFGNYVDPIYNIKIFNESVVLSSNLASAKVKSVFSGKVVFAKETAMLNKVVIIENPNGIHTIYAHLSQIAPTIKVGAKVQKGYVIGRVERDLTFEVTQKNYHIDPLELISLK
- a CDS encoding cell division protein FtsX; its protein translation is MKSFKNHLGVIIPLVALLVGIQFILLADRVVGEYEAVMNKDYSIIIVSQNELNVTDIRPLVYTFESLEPLSSKPVLERLAKDISSKNIAVLQNALPKFYSLKLNAFPSTQYMQKIKDRISKISGVSRVETFSKTHDKIYKILQLIKNISAIFSALIGLIGLMLISKQMRIWLYEHKERIEIMTLLGAPSWLKSGALYKTALFDSFIATVVVVVFYLILPDLQPIKDAVTELNINFPAIDVFYEGGVLFGVSLAISFFAVYLVMRKARTI
- a CDS encoding cell division ATP-binding protein FtsE, whose translation is MQKIISASGLCLGYEGCEKLITDAEFDIYANDFVFITGQSGSGKSTILKSFYGEIKPSAGSLNVCLTDMMNLSGQNLDKLRQRIGVVFQNYRLISEWNIEKNVMLPLMIKGLSVNVCKNQANKLLKHVNLLHKAHKYPNELSGGEQQRAAMARALAHNPNLLLCDEPTGSLDEYSSDVIWGLLRSAKEFLGTCIVVVTHRVPSSLRVSYRHLTIENGRIHEIL
- the trmB gene encoding tRNA (guanosine(46)-N7)-methyltransferase TrmB, whose amino-acid sequence is MPNFIAKKVNFTPKECGEISFLWEARGRQGVSLIYTKSSSEEFFITLKKREEDWVVKGEKLTKPAKIGLLQNALVKFKELYCEQILSEAIAVKNTRLTQKDSAIFDVGELLENLRQSEFESKFIEIGFGSGRHLLFQAENNPNTLVIGIEVYKPSLEQVAKLAKTRNLNNVMLVNCDARLLLSLIESNFIDKIFLHFPVPWDDAPHRRVASAKFALECERTLKAGGKFELRTDSREYADFTLAQILDLCNADVQIYKNRDLKVSSKYEDRWKRHQKDIYDVIFTCEKQSEPRAGQGKLKFENGYDASKIAAKFSNQTIKKDDFFLHLEEKYEKDGGEILLRAAFGAFNAPEHCYVLLGEKGAEYFIKKPLVTAENLKAHLALKEYLADAKNN
- a CDS encoding fibronectin type III domain-containing protein — protein: MKRLISWGLASSLVIVMSGCVSSSAPTQINANLPTIQNLKTISDMTEVGFEWTPTPTSNVAGYYLYRSNPNENNGKMKVVADIKDRFASHYVDANLAPETTYSYEMRTYSENKQISDVGVVISATTKPLIDSVPFVRALTNLPERVKLIWRPHPDLRVASYLVEKADISKENWRQIAEIKGRLNAEFIDNDVKSGRSYKYRVFVKTNNGTVSKPSQIIDSTTKQLPSEVINAQATKNAPKKIILTWDSVASDDFGYYKIYSTSNKFLPYTYLIKTTSNSYEDLINENGATRYYKITIVDKDGLESKKPGEPVVGMTLAAIEAPVISSIVGDSTAVKLTWDASEKAQSFTVIREGGGSEQKFTNITGNEFVDNSVAYGQKYSYKVIAVDEYGINSDASAKAEIAIE
- a CDS encoding RluA family pseudouridine synthase, with the protein product MTEKEIKICESAQARADAFLAAELNVARNQALNLIKSGLVSLNGKPLTKPSAKLNLGDVLRIKFEQSEQNAAKFEAEFEVPIIYEDEDLLVLNKPANLVVHPAPSVKEPTLVDWLGAKGFLLSNLSGQSRAGIVHRLDKGTSGAIVVAKNNAAHAALSSQLSDKSMGRIYLALTDLPLKQNCTVWRAIGRNPANRLKKAIVPDGRAAKSAFANLLFSEFDGPAQSKNAGVNLIAAKLFTGRTHQIRVHLASLNRHILGDALYGFKSEKDKIARVMLHAYGLYFTHPRTGGQMSFVAPIRDDFSEILLSKFSKENIDEKIDFMGLSELFSHCDEWMRII